The Nocardioides sp. S5 genome includes a window with the following:
- a CDS encoding class I SAM-dependent methyltransferase yields MEIETLDWLQTPEGGRLLVHAAQAWADHPGDPVRVASVVRRLEPDAEKAAAATTQARLRERAVAKFGAAAPLMFFTPDALEQATRSRVADHRAARLAAAIPDGSVIDLGCGIGGDLLAFARAGLVAAGIDQDPVRVAMARANLAALGLPGAVQVGDATTVDVSGFGAAFADPARRGGRGRVFDVDGWTPPWAWVLDLLRRRALVKVAPGIGHDLVPPGVEAEWVSDGGEVKEAVLWSPDLSTTDRRATVIGEGGLATLTQEDDPGAEVRAVGDYLYEPDGAVIRAGLVTAVAAGVGGGLLDPHIAYVTSDEPFRTPFARGYRVLEHLPYREKQLRAALHERGVGRLTIKKRGVQVVPEELRKRLALKGDAEATLVMTRVAGQGTALLVEPF; encoded by the coding sequence GTGGAGATCGAGACGCTGGACTGGCTGCAGACCCCCGAGGGTGGGCGCCTGCTGGTCCACGCTGCCCAGGCCTGGGCCGACCACCCCGGCGACCCGGTGCGCGTCGCGAGCGTCGTACGCCGCCTCGAGCCCGACGCGGAGAAGGCCGCGGCCGCCACCACCCAGGCCCGGCTGCGGGAGCGCGCGGTCGCCAAGTTCGGTGCTGCCGCTCCCCTGATGTTCTTCACCCCCGACGCGCTCGAGCAGGCCACCCGCTCCCGTGTCGCCGACCACCGCGCCGCTCGCCTCGCGGCCGCGATCCCCGACGGCAGCGTCATCGACCTCGGCTGCGGCATCGGCGGCGACCTGCTCGCCTTCGCCCGCGCCGGGCTCGTGGCAGCCGGCATCGACCAGGACCCCGTCCGGGTCGCGATGGCGCGGGCCAACCTCGCGGCCCTCGGCCTCCCGGGGGCGGTCCAGGTCGGTGACGCGACGACCGTCGACGTCAGCGGCTTCGGCGCCGCCTTCGCCGACCCCGCCCGTCGCGGTGGCCGCGGCCGGGTCTTCGACGTCGACGGCTGGACTCCACCGTGGGCGTGGGTGCTGGACCTGCTGCGGCGGCGCGCGCTGGTCAAGGTGGCCCCCGGGATCGGCCACGACCTCGTCCCCCCGGGCGTCGAGGCGGAGTGGGTCAGCGACGGCGGCGAGGTGAAGGAGGCCGTGCTGTGGTCCCCGGACCTGTCCACGACCGACCGGCGCGCCACCGTCATCGGCGAGGGCGGTCTGGCCACCCTGACGCAGGAGGACGACCCCGGGGCCGAGGTCCGCGCCGTCGGCGACTACCTCTACGAGCCCGACGGCGCCGTGATCCGCGCCGGCCTGGTCACCGCCGTGGCCGCGGGCGTCGGCGGAGGGCTCCTCGACCCGCACATCGCCTACGTCACCAGCGACGAGCCCTTCCGTACGCCGTTCGCGCGCGGCTACCGCGTCCTGGAGCACCTGCCCTACCGCGAGAAGCAGCTCCGCGCAGCACTCCACGAGCGCGGTGTCGGTCGCCTGACGATCAAGAAGCGCGGCGTGCAGGTCGTCCCCGAAGAGCTGCGCAAGCGGCTGGCCCTCAAGGGGGACGCGGAGGCCACGCTCGTCATGACGCGGGTGGCCGGGCAGGGCACCGCGCTGCTCGTCGAACCCTTCTGA
- a CDS encoding S-(hydroxymethyl)mycothiol dehydrogenase: MQQVKAVVALAQGEPVQLTTINVPDPGPGEAVVKVQACGVCHTDLHYREGGINDEFPFLLGHEAAGVVEAVGPDVTSVAPGDFVVLNWRAVCGDCRACNRGEPQYCFATHNATQKMTLAEGDLAGTELSPALGIGAFAEKTLVAAGQCTKVDPSARAAAVGLLGCGVMAGLGAAINTGNVGRGSTVAVIGCGGVGAAAIAGAALAGASKIIAVDIDDRKLETAKKLGATHTVNSKETDAVEAIRSLTPPADSTGHEGGADVVIDAVGRPETWKQAFYARDLAGTVVLVGVPTPDMSIPEIPLIDVFGRGGSLKSSWYGDCLPSRDFPMLVDLYQQGRLDLDAFVTEEIGIGDVEAAFEKMHGGDVLRSVVVL, translated from the coding sequence ATGCAGCAGGTCAAGGCCGTGGTCGCACTCGCCCAGGGCGAGCCGGTCCAGCTCACCACCATCAACGTCCCCGACCCGGGCCCGGGCGAGGCGGTGGTGAAGGTGCAGGCCTGCGGCGTGTGCCACACCGACCTGCACTACCGCGAGGGCGGCATCAACGACGAGTTCCCCTTCCTGCTCGGCCACGAGGCCGCAGGTGTCGTCGAGGCCGTCGGTCCCGACGTGACCTCGGTGGCGCCCGGCGACTTCGTCGTCCTCAACTGGCGTGCGGTCTGCGGTGACTGCCGGGCCTGCAACCGGGGCGAGCCGCAGTACTGCTTCGCCACCCACAACGCGACCCAGAAGATGACGCTCGCCGAGGGTGACCTGGCCGGCACGGAGCTCTCGCCCGCGCTGGGCATCGGCGCGTTCGCCGAGAAGACCCTCGTCGCGGCGGGCCAGTGCACGAAGGTCGACCCCTCGGCGCGTGCCGCCGCCGTCGGGCTGCTCGGGTGCGGAGTGATGGCCGGGCTCGGGGCCGCCATCAACACCGGCAACGTCGGTCGTGGCTCGACCGTCGCCGTGATCGGTTGCGGAGGTGTGGGCGCCGCCGCGATCGCCGGTGCGGCCCTGGCCGGCGCGTCGAAGATCATCGCGGTCGACATCGACGACCGGAAGCTCGAGACCGCCAAGAAGCTGGGCGCCACCCACACGGTCAACTCGAAGGAGACGGACGCGGTCGAGGCGATCCGTTCGCTCACCCCGCCAGCAGACAGCACTGGCCACGAGGGCGGCGCCGACGTCGTGATCGACGCGGTGGGACGTCCCGAGACCTGGAAGCAGGCGTTCTACGCCCGCGACCTGGCCGGCACGGTCGTCCTGGTCGGGGTGCCGACCCCGGACATGTCGATCCCGGAGATCCCGCTGATCGACGTCTTCGGTCGCGGCGGCTCGCTGAAGTCGTCGTGGTACGGCGACTGCCTGCCCTCGCGGGACTTCCCGATGCTCGTCGACCTCTACCAGCAGGGCCGGCTCGACCTCGACGCGTTCGTCACCGAGGAGATCGGCATCGGCGACGTCGAGGCGGCGTTCGAGAAGATGCATGGTGGCGACGTGCTGCGCTCGGTCGTGGTCCTGTGA
- the groL gene encoding chaperonin GroEL (60 kDa chaperone family; promotes refolding of misfolded polypeptides especially under stressful conditions; forms two stacked rings of heptamers to form a barrel-shaped 14mer; ends can be capped by GroES; misfolded proteins enter the barrel where they are refolded when GroES binds), with product MPKILEFDENARRALERGVDALANAVKVTLGPKGRYVVLDKKWGAPTITNDGVTVAREIELDDPFENLGAQLTKEVATKTNDIAGDGTTTATVLAQAMVHEGLRAVAAGANPMGLKRGMDAAAEAVGDALREAAREVESREDMASVATISSRDSIIGDLLAQAFDKVGKDGVITVEESNTMGTELEFTEGMQFDKGYISAYFVSDPESMEAVLDDPYILLHQGKISSIQELLPVLEKVIATGKPLFILAEDVEGEALSTLVVNKIRGTFNVAAVKAPAFGDRRKAMMQDIAILTGGQVVAPEVGLKLDQVGLEVLGQARRVVITKDNTTIVDGAGDRTAVEGRVNQIKAEIENTDSDWDREKLQERLAKLAGGVCVIKVGAATEVELKEKKHRIEDAVSATRAAIEEGIVPGGGSALIHAVSVLDGDLGLTGDEAYGVRVVRKACDEPLRWIAENGGVNGYVVTAKVRELGVGNGYNAADDTYGDLVAQGVLDPVKVTRSALVNATSIAAMLLTTETLIVEKPEDEEPAAAGGHGHGHGH from the coding sequence ATGCCCAAGATCCTGGAGTTCGACGAGAACGCCCGCCGCGCCCTCGAGCGCGGCGTCGACGCCCTCGCCAACGCCGTCAAGGTGACGCTCGGCCCCAAGGGCCGCTACGTCGTCCTCGACAAGAAGTGGGGCGCGCCGACCATCACCAACGACGGTGTCACCGTCGCCCGTGAGATCGAGCTCGACGACCCCTTCGAGAACCTCGGTGCCCAGCTCACCAAGGAGGTGGCCACCAAGACCAACGACATCGCTGGTGACGGCACCACCACCGCCACCGTCCTGGCCCAGGCCATGGTCCACGAGGGCCTGCGCGCCGTCGCGGCCGGCGCCAACCCGATGGGTCTCAAGCGCGGCATGGACGCAGCGGCCGAGGCCGTCGGCGACGCCCTGCGCGAGGCCGCCCGCGAGGTCGAGTCCCGCGAGGACATGGCGTCCGTCGCCACGATCTCCAGCCGCGACAGCATCATCGGCGACCTGCTCGCCCAGGCCTTCGACAAGGTCGGCAAGGACGGCGTGATCACGGTCGAGGAGTCCAACACCATGGGCACCGAGCTCGAGTTCACCGAGGGCATGCAGTTCGACAAGGGCTACATCTCGGCCTACTTCGTCTCCGACCCGGAGTCGATGGAAGCCGTCCTCGACGACCCCTACATCCTCCTGCACCAGGGCAAGATCTCCTCGATCCAGGAGCTCCTCCCCGTGCTGGAGAAGGTCATCGCGACCGGCAAGCCGCTCTTCATCCTCGCCGAGGACGTCGAGGGCGAGGCGCTCTCGACCCTGGTGGTCAACAAGATCCGGGGCACGTTCAACGTCGCCGCGGTCAAGGCCCCGGCCTTCGGTGACCGCCGCAAGGCGATGATGCAGGACATCGCGATCCTGACCGGCGGCCAGGTCGTCGCCCCCGAGGTCGGCCTCAAGCTCGACCAGGTGGGCCTCGAGGTCCTCGGCCAGGCGCGTCGCGTGGTCATCACCAAGGACAACACCACCATCGTCGACGGTGCGGGCGACCGCACGGCCGTCGAGGGTCGCGTCAACCAGATCAAGGCCGAGATCGAGAACACCGACTCCGACTGGGACCGCGAGAAGCTCCAGGAACGCCTGGCCAAGCTCGCCGGCGGTGTCTGCGTGATCAAGGTCGGCGCCGCCACCGAGGTGGAGCTCAAGGAGAAGAAGCACCGCATCGAGGACGCCGTCTCCGCGACGCGCGCCGCGATCGAGGAGGGCATCGTCCCCGGCGGTGGCTCCGCGCTCATCCACGCCGTCTCCGTGCTGGACGGCGACCTGGGCCTCACCGGCGACGAGGCCTACGGCGTGCGCGTCGTGCGCAAGGCGTGCGACGAGCCGCTGCGCTGGATCGCCGAGAACGGCGGCGTCAACGGCTACGTCGTGACCGCCAAGGTCCGCGAGCTCGGCGTCGGCAACGGCTACAACGCCGCTGACGACACCTACGGCGACCTGGTCGCCCAGGGCGTGCTCGACCCGGTCAAGGTCACCCGCTCGGCGCTCGTCAACGCGACCTCCATCGCGGCGATGCTGCTCACGACGGAGACGCTGATCGTGGAGAAGCCCGAGGACGAGGAGCCGGCTGCTGCCGGCGGCCACGGCCACGGCCACGGTCACTGA
- a CDS encoding glycoside hydrolase family 3 N-terminal domain-containing protein, which produces MLSEVALTSPRSARRRSAASALTAVALVASLAACTGGDDLSDGQPDAGQAAGSGTPTPPPPPSPSEELGLAEGWGPDRQELDRAARLVGRLDLPELAGQLIVAEWRGTAAPVAMVRDLHLGGVIAFDSNVVSAAQVRGVNAALTRQAGRKWPLFLGVDQEGGVVERLRGAATRFPTFMSAGAADDPALTRTAYAASGAELRGLGFTVDFAPDADVTSGPGDPTIGSRSPSSRPRAVSEHVVAAARGFASAGVLPVVKHFPGHGSVPADSHLTLPVQTRTRARLEESDLVPFRSAVEAGLPAVMVGHLDVRAVDPRVPSSLSRKVVTDLLREDLGFAGLVVTDSLAMAAVTRGRDPGRTAVRALRAGSDVLLMPPSPAAARAAVVRAVRSGELTRRRLEQSAARQVALLTHLSGSTGKPVGSARAASRRLSAAAVTVTDGACSGRLVGDTVHAYGDPGAVATFIPAARAAGMSVLIRQSPPADLTESRPRPERRKKERKKAYRQRLEAWQEAETRRERRLAVWIAREDARLSVGTGVGFTGFRDAPVDGEVAVATDSPWVLGRVGAPTRIATYGDTPAAMAVLVEVLLGQAPAPGRLPVTVAGVARPGC; this is translated from the coding sequence ATGCTGTCCGAGGTCGCGCTGACGAGTCCGCGGAGCGCCCGACGGCGCTCTGCGGCGTCGGCATTGACGGCGGTCGCGCTCGTTGCGTCGCTGGCGGCCTGCACCGGCGGCGACGACCTGTCGGACGGGCAGCCGGACGCCGGGCAGGCGGCTGGGAGCGGTACGCCGACCCCGCCGCCCCCACCCAGCCCCTCGGAGGAGCTCGGGCTGGCCGAGGGCTGGGGGCCGGACCGGCAGGAGCTGGACCGGGCCGCGCGCCTGGTCGGGCGCCTGGACCTGCCCGAGCTCGCCGGCCAGCTGATCGTGGCCGAGTGGCGCGGCACGGCCGCACCCGTGGCGATGGTCCGCGACCTCCACCTCGGCGGCGTCATCGCGTTCGACTCCAACGTCGTCTCGGCTGCGCAGGTCAGGGGAGTCAACGCTGCGCTGACCCGACAAGCAGGTCGGAAGTGGCCGCTCTTCCTCGGCGTCGACCAGGAGGGCGGCGTGGTCGAGCGGTTGCGCGGTGCCGCGACGCGGTTCCCCACCTTCATGAGCGCCGGTGCGGCGGACGACCCCGCGCTCACCCGCACCGCGTACGCCGCGAGCGGGGCCGAGCTGCGCGGTCTGGGGTTCACCGTCGACTTCGCGCCGGACGCCGACGTCACCTCCGGGCCGGGCGACCCCACGATCGGTTCGCGCTCACCGTCGTCGCGACCCCGAGCGGTGTCGGAGCACGTGGTCGCAGCGGCCCGGGGCTTCGCGTCGGCGGGCGTGCTGCCGGTGGTCAAGCACTTCCCGGGCCACGGCTCGGTGCCCGCAGACAGCCACCTGACGCTCCCCGTGCAGACGAGGACGCGCGCCCGGCTCGAGGAGTCCGACCTCGTGCCGTTCCGCAGCGCGGTCGAGGCGGGACTGCCGGCCGTGATGGTCGGGCACCTCGACGTACGCGCCGTGGACCCGCGGGTGCCGTCCTCGCTCTCGCGCAAGGTCGTCACGGACCTCCTGCGCGAGGACCTCGGCTTCGCGGGCCTCGTGGTGACCGACTCGCTCGCGATGGCTGCGGTCACCCGCGGCCGCGACCCGGGGCGTACTGCCGTCCGGGCGCTTCGCGCCGGCTCCGACGTGTTGCTCATGCCGCCCTCGCCCGCCGCTGCCCGCGCTGCTGTCGTCCGTGCCGTGCGCTCCGGGGAGCTGACGCGGCGCCGGCTGGAGCAGTCCGCGGCACGCCAGGTCGCGCTCCTGACCCACCTGTCCGGCTCGACGGGGAAGCCCGTCGGATCCGCACGCGCCGCGTCGCGCCGCCTGTCCGCGGCCGCCGTCACGGTCACCGACGGCGCGTGCTCGGGACGCTTGGTCGGTGACACCGTCCACGCCTACGGGGACCCGGGTGCCGTCGCGACCTTCATCCCCGCCGCCCGGGCGGCCGGCATGAGCGTCCTGATCCGTCAGTCCCCGCCCGCCGACCTGACCGAGTCGAGGCCGAGGCCCGAACGCAGGAAGAAGGAGCGCAAGAAGGCCTACCGCCAGCGCCTCGAGGCCTGGCAGGAGGCGGAGACGCGCAGGGAGCGCCGCCTCGCGGTGTGGATCGCTCGCGAGGACGCGCGCCTGTCGGTCGGCACCGGTGTCGGCTTCACCGGCTTCCGGGATGCACCCGTCGACGGCGAGGTGGCCGTCGCCACCGACAGTCCGTGGGTGCTCGGTCGCGTCGGCGCTCCCACCCGCATCGCGACGTACGGCGACACTCCCGCAGCGATGGCGGTCCTCGTCGAGGTGCTGCTCGGACAGGCTCCGGCGCCGGGCCGGCTGCCCGTCACCGTCGCGGGTGTCGCGCGCCCCGGCTGCTGA
- a CDS encoding SigE family RNA polymerase sigma factor encodes MRDEAAFVEFAASSRAHLRRTAYLMCGDWERASDFVQEGLIRVYVRWPRLERNGGELAYARKAVVSACLDHARRRSSTERPQEADHTTASREDVATEVATRTALMSALADLAPRQRACVVLRYFEDLSVAETAALLRCTEGTVKSQTSRALFSLRSVLSDSPTSEHSEGAVSW; translated from the coding sequence GTGCGTGACGAAGCGGCGTTCGTGGAGTTCGCCGCGTCGTCGCGAGCCCACCTCCGGCGCACCGCGTACCTGATGTGCGGCGACTGGGAGCGGGCCTCGGACTTCGTCCAGGAGGGGCTGATCCGGGTGTACGTCCGGTGGCCGCGACTGGAGCGCAACGGCGGCGAGCTGGCCTATGCCCGCAAGGCCGTGGTGAGCGCGTGCCTCGACCACGCCCGGCGGCGGTCCAGCACCGAGCGGCCGCAGGAGGCCGACCACACGACGGCCAGCCGCGAGGACGTCGCCACCGAGGTGGCCACCCGCACGGCGCTGATGTCCGCGCTCGCCGACCTGGCACCGCGGCAGCGCGCGTGCGTGGTGCTGCGCTACTTCGAGGACCTCTCGGTGGCGGAGACGGCGGCCCTGCTGAGGTGCACCGAAGGCACCGTGAAGAGCCAGACCTCGCGTGCGCTGTTCTCACTCCGGTCCGTGTTGAGCGACTCGCCGACCAGCGAGCATTCCGAGGGAGCGGTGTCATGGTGA
- the groES gene encoding co-chaperone GroES gives MSVNIKPLEDRIVVQTLEAEQTTASGLVIPDTAKEKPQEGEVVAIGPGRIDDNGNRVPLDVAVGDKVIYSKYGGTEVKYAGQEYLILSARDILAVVS, from the coding sequence GTGTCGGTCAACATCAAGCCCCTCGAGGACCGCATCGTCGTCCAGACGCTCGAAGCCGAGCAGACCACGGCCTCGGGCCTGGTCATCCCGGACACGGCCAAGGAGAAGCCCCAGGAGGGCGAGGTCGTGGCGATCGGTCCCGGTCGCATCGACGACAACGGCAACCGCGTCCCGCTCGACGTCGCCGTCGGCGACAAGGTCATCTACAGCAAGTACGGCGGCACCGAGGTCAAGTACGCCGGCCAGGAGTACCTGATCCTGTCCGCCCGCGACATCCTCGCCGTCGTCTCCTGA
- a CDS encoding SigE family RNA polymerase sigma factor: MGTTHDRHSDKDADFSAYMAARQVALYRTAYLLAGDHAGAEDLLQNAFAKLYLSWDKVRDREALDGYVRRIMVNENSSLWRRAWKRREHSADTLPDTGVVDTYDDGMGGAMWSFVQTLPPRQRSVIVLRYYEQLSEAEIADVLGISVGTVKSQASRALAGLRARAPQSLHPHQSGDDVR, from the coding sequence ATGGGCACGACGCACGACCGACACAGCGACAAGGACGCCGACTTCTCGGCGTACATGGCCGCGCGCCAGGTCGCGCTCTACCGCACGGCGTACCTGCTCGCAGGTGACCACGCGGGTGCCGAGGACCTGCTGCAGAACGCCTTCGCCAAGCTGTACCTGTCGTGGGACAAGGTCCGCGACCGCGAGGCCCTCGACGGCTACGTCCGCCGGATCATGGTCAACGAGAACAGCTCGCTGTGGCGTCGCGCCTGGAAGCGGCGCGAGCACTCCGCCGACACGCTGCCCGACACCGGCGTCGTCGACACCTATGACGACGGCATGGGCGGGGCGATGTGGTCGTTCGTCCAGACGCTCCCACCGCGGCAGCGCTCGGTGATCGTCCTGCGCTACTACGAACAGCTCAGCGAGGCCGAGATCGCCGACGTCCTCGGCATCTCCGTCGGGACGGTCAAGTCCCAGGCCAGCCGCGCCCTCGCGGGGCTCCGCGCCCGCGCCCCGCAGTCACTGCACCCCCACCAGTCCGGAGATGACGTCCGATGA
- a CDS encoding IS110 family transposase: MISERTSVGLDVHARSVMAAGLDAMTGEVFKQKLVPASEVVVDWLRGLPGPVAVTYEAGPTGFGLYRAITAAGIRCEVAAPSKLNRPPGDRVKTDAKDALLLAQLLQVGQIVPVRVPTITEEAARDLVRAREDVRGDLMRARHRVSKLLLRHGHVYYGGNAWTGKHQAWLHGIRFDQPGTRAAYEADLEAVEFTLARRNRLDAAITAMAADSEFTDLTRRLCCLRGISTLTGFALAVELGDWTRFTGSSIGAYLGLVPSEHSSGDSRRQGGITKTGNTHARRLLIEAAWHHQPRYTVGPTMQARWEQATPAARVRGHAGNQRLHHQWAKYTARKKKHTVANTAIARELAGWCWSLATLE, from the coding sequence GTGATTTCTGAGCGTACGAGCGTTGGGCTCGATGTGCACGCACGATCGGTGATGGCAGCCGGTCTTGACGCAATGACCGGTGAGGTGTTCAAGCAGAAGCTCGTCCCGGCCAGCGAGGTGGTCGTGGACTGGTTGCGGGGGCTGCCGGGCCCGGTGGCGGTGACCTATGAGGCCGGACCGACCGGATTCGGCCTCTACCGGGCGATCACCGCAGCCGGGATCCGCTGCGAAGTGGCTGCGCCATCGAAGCTGAACCGGCCGCCCGGGGATCGCGTCAAGACCGACGCCAAGGACGCCCTGCTCCTCGCGCAACTGCTCCAAGTCGGACAGATCGTTCCGGTCAGGGTTCCCACCATCACCGAGGAAGCCGCCCGCGACCTGGTCCGGGCTCGTGAAGATGTCCGCGGCGACCTGATGCGGGCCCGGCACCGAGTCTCGAAGTTGCTGCTGCGCCACGGCCACGTCTACTACGGCGGGAACGCCTGGACCGGCAAGCACCAGGCGTGGCTGCACGGCATCCGGTTCGACCAGCCCGGCACTCGCGCCGCCTACGAGGCCGACCTCGAAGCGGTCGAGTTCACCCTGGCCCGCCGCAACCGGCTCGACGCTGCGATCACCGCGATGGCTGCCGACAGCGAGTTCACCGACCTGACCCGACGCCTGTGCTGCCTACGGGGGATCTCCACCCTGACCGGGTTCGCACTCGCGGTCGAACTGGGCGACTGGACCAGGTTCACCGGCTCCAGCATCGGCGCCTACCTCGGTCTGGTGCCCTCCGAGCACTCCAGCGGCGACTCGCGCAGGCAGGGTGGAATCACCAAGACCGGCAACACCCACGCCCGCCGTCTGCTGATCGAGGCCGCATGGCACCACCAGCCCCGCTACACCGTCGGGCCCACCATGCAGGCCCGGTGGGAACAGGCCACCCCCGCCGCCAGAGTCCGCGGACACGCCGGCAACCAGCGGCTGCACCACCAATGGGCCAAGTACACGGCCCGGAAGAAGAAGCACACCGTGGCCAACACCGCGATCGCCCGCGAACTCGCCGGCTGGTGCTGGTCACTGGCCACCCTCGAGTAG
- the tsaD gene encoding tRNA (adenosine(37)-N6)-threonylcarbamoyltransferase complex transferase subunit TsaD, with the protein MTDEPLVLGIETSCDETGVGIVRGHTLLADTVASSVEEHARFGGVVPEVASRAHLEAMVPTIERAAETAGISLSDIDAVAVTSGPGLAGALLVGVASAKALALGLGKPIYGVNHLAAHVAVDQLEHGPLPEPCLAMLVSGGHSSLLEVTDVTVGVEPMGSTIDDAAGEAFDKVARLLGLPFPGGPHIDRQARSGNSVAIDFPRGLSSRKDLERHRFDFSFSGLKTAVARWVEAQQRAGTPIDVADVAASFQEAVCDVLTRKAIDAATSRGIEDILIGGGVAANSRLRAMAEERAAAAGIRVRVPRPGLCTDNGAMVAALGAELVARGRTPSMLDLPADSSMPMTTVVA; encoded by the coding sequence ACCGTCGCGAGCAGCGTCGAGGAGCACGCCCGCTTCGGCGGCGTCGTCCCGGAGGTCGCGAGCCGGGCCCACCTCGAGGCGATGGTCCCCACGATCGAGCGCGCCGCGGAGACGGCCGGGATCTCGCTGAGCGACATCGACGCCGTCGCGGTGACCAGCGGGCCCGGGCTGGCCGGTGCGCTGCTGGTCGGCGTGGCGAGCGCCAAGGCGCTCGCCCTCGGCCTCGGCAAGCCGATCTACGGCGTCAACCACCTGGCCGCGCACGTCGCGGTCGACCAGCTCGAGCACGGGCCGCTGCCCGAGCCGTGCCTGGCCATGCTCGTCTCCGGCGGCCACTCCAGCCTGCTCGAGGTCACCGACGTCACCGTCGGCGTCGAGCCGATGGGGTCCACCATCGACGACGCGGCCGGCGAGGCCTTCGACAAGGTCGCGCGTCTGCTGGGCCTGCCGTTCCCCGGCGGCCCCCACATCGACAGGCAGGCCCGCAGCGGCAACAGCGTGGCCATCGACTTCCCGCGGGGCCTCTCCAGCCGCAAGGACCTCGAGCGCCATCGCTTCGACTTCTCCTTCTCCGGCCTCAAGACCGCCGTCGCGCGCTGGGTCGAGGCCCAGCAGCGGGCCGGGACGCCGATCGACGTCGCCGACGTGGCGGCGTCGTTCCAGGAGGCCGTCTGCGACGTGCTGACCCGCAAGGCGATCGACGCAGCCACCAGCCGCGGGATCGAGGACATCCTCATCGGCGGCGGGGTTGCGGCCAACAGCCGGCTGCGCGCCATGGCCGAGGAGCGCGCCGCGGCTGCGGGCATCCGCGTCCGGGTGCCGCGTCCCGGTCTCTGCACCGACAACGGCGCCATGGTCGCAGCGCTGGGGGCCGAGCTCGTTGCGCGAGGACGTACGCCCTCGATGCTCGACCTGCCGGCCGACTCCTCGATGCCCATGACGACAGTCGTGGCCTGA
- a CDS encoding helix-turn-helix transcriptional regulator, with protein METEKDWAQMDGWTADEVAWYVMGPFDGEVPGLVRRIRRILDVSQRGLAAALGVSQSVVARWETGRTSPRASVIQRLLRMAGLRVRFQDEESDEVVEPMRDDGARDRANRRYPAHVDLRVTGWWMPRGTECTADVLLWRRISRERRNPAIRYRTSPGLRAIHRLLSGTPDDHPSVIQLVAEAEHLDEVRERRRRQILQASPWLRPPPAWLTA; from the coding sequence ATGGAGACGGAGAAGGACTGGGCCCAGATGGACGGGTGGACCGCGGACGAGGTGGCTTGGTACGTCATGGGCCCCTTCGACGGGGAGGTCCCCGGTCTCGTGCGCAGGATCAGGCGCATCCTGGACGTGTCGCAGCGAGGGCTGGCGGCAGCCCTGGGCGTGTCACAGTCGGTCGTCGCGCGGTGGGAGACCGGCCGCACCAGTCCGCGCGCGTCGGTCATCCAGCGCCTGCTCCGGATGGCGGGCCTGCGTGTGCGCTTCCAGGACGAGGAGTCCGACGAGGTGGTGGAGCCGATGCGCGACGACGGGGCCCGCGACCGGGCCAACCGCCGCTACCCCGCCCACGTCGACCTTCGTGTGACCGGGTGGTGGATGCCGCGCGGGACGGAGTGCACCGCTGACGTCCTGCTCTGGCGCCGGATCTCGCGGGAGCGTCGCAATCCGGCGATCCGCTACCGGACGTCGCCGGGGCTCCGCGCGATCCACCGCCTCCTCAGCGGCACGCCCGACGACCACCCGTCGGTCATCCAGCTGGTCGCCGAGGCCGAACACCTCGACGAGGTCCGAGAGCGGCGCCGACGGCAGATCCTCCAGGCATCACCCTGGTTGCGTCCGCCGCCGGCGTGGCTCACCGCGTGA
- a CDS encoding MBL fold metallo-hydrolase: MSARVDHAVVSGTFSLDGETHEVDNNVWVIGDDEQCLVVDAPHDVDAILALVAGRAVKAIVCTHAHDDHVRVAPELRRRTGAPILLHPDDRPLWELTHGGDEEGAELWDVDLTDGQTLTIGGAAVTVIHTPGHAPGAVCLYVHDLGCVFTGDTLFEGGPGATGRSFSDADVIKDSIRRRLFDLPDETVVHTGHGPDTTIGAERENL; this comes from the coding sequence GTGAGCGCGCGGGTCGACCACGCCGTCGTCTCCGGCACGTTCTCCCTCGATGGGGAGACCCACGAGGTCGACAACAACGTCTGGGTGATCGGCGACGACGAGCAGTGCCTCGTCGTCGACGCGCCGCACGACGTCGACGCGATCCTCGCGCTCGTCGCCGGGCGTGCGGTCAAGGCCATCGTCTGCACCCACGCCCACGACGACCACGTACGCGTGGCGCCCGAGCTGCGGCGCCGTACCGGTGCGCCGATCCTGCTCCACCCCGACGACCGTCCGCTGTGGGAGCTGACCCACGGCGGTGACGAGGAGGGCGCCGAGCTGTGGGACGTCGACCTCACCGACGGCCAGACCCTCACGATCGGTGGTGCCGCGGTGACGGTGATCCACACCCCCGGCCACGCGCCGGGGGCGGTGTGTCTCTACGTCCACGACCTGGGCTGCGTCTTCACCGGCGACACCCTCTTCGAGGGAGGCCCCGGCGCGACGGGACGCTCCTTCAGCGACGCCGACGTCATCAAGGACTCGATCCGCCGGCGGCTCTTCGACCTGCCCGACGAGACGGTGGTCCACACCGGCCACGGCCCCGACACCACGATCGGCGCCGAGCGGGAGAACCTCTGA